The Montipora capricornis isolate CH-2021 chromosome 1, ASM3666992v2, whole genome shotgun sequence genome contains a region encoding:
- the LOC138047289 gene encoding uncharacterized protein isoform X2: MASSSRLFKTAIALITKKDAEEAITLRQGELDYVKAQLDALAKKDLLSSITLFKEGLTHLYQLFEKEPIPGNDKGDGCGAVALCGKQGEMCVKLFQDFQARTFDKEDKWLLKSKGNFEQARFKAIDAFNTENLLTSHRIQAMVIRLGATILKDLDHPEGALVGCLQCLEDLASLKDVQESFKIGLHPKFYRPLSPEGKEIISSVCLIYRAVYDVALAVGKRGELLTLPLIDTGKEKVHPLHDSKVAQILHGQKQQQISMTPRSLGQTKEEDYLVKVPQGVAANLKDFIFVGDEWDCNVKVFDTMFQNCLPLAFDVNDANESIADVATDHNENVYVLVETQAEWEKYSYKICVFGQDKRRSGGFLLKKESKQVLKMTVNGDNDVLVLTESLVEPYANTVDSYKSSGDFNRTFGDGHIKCGQDICAIGDGRVVVLDIDGESFLSIHTFSRDGEHLDSFKLKEFKQSLPRVRYSIGSCPVSDQVVLAVPNVIDSRGAKTSVVSIVVYDINDGTLVRNIRDLPTESLCSTRGIAVTQQGSVILGLLDKHEGNSKVLAV; this comes from the coding sequence ATGGCTTCATCTTCGCGGCTCTTTAAGACAGCAATTGCACTAATTACGAAGAAAGACGCTGAAGAAGCCATTACTCTGAGACAAGGTGAACTCGACTACGTGAAGGCGCAGTTAGATGCACTTGCGAAGAAGGATTTGTTGTCAAGCATCACACTTTTCAAGGAAGGGTTAACTCACCTTTACCAGTTGTTCGAAAAAGAACCCATTCCAGGAAACGACAAGGGAGACGGATGCGGAGCAGTGGCATTATGTGGCAAACAAGGAGAAATGTGTGTAAAGCTCTTTCAAGATTTCCAAGCTAGGACCTTCGACAAGGAAGATAAGTGGCTTTTGAAATCAAAGGGGAACTTTGAACAAGCCCGCTTCAAAGCAATAGACGCCTTTAATACCGAGAATCTATTAACATCCCATCGCATTCAAGCAATGGTAATTCGTCTAGGAGCCACAATATTAAAAGACTTAGACCATCCAGAAGGAGCGTTAGTGGGGTGTTTGCAATGCCTTGAAGACCTCGCTTCCCTAAAAGATGTGCaagaaagttttaaaattgGGCTTCACCCAAAATTTTATCGTCCATTATCACCCGAAGGCAAGGAGATTATTTCGTCTGTTTGCCTAATATATCGTGCAGTTTATGATGTCGCTCTTGCAGTTGGTAAACGTGGGGAGCTCCTGACGCTTCCTTTGATCGACACCGGAAAGGAGAAAGTGCATCCGTTGCATGACTCTAAAGTGGCCCAAATTCTGCATGGACAAAAACAGCAGCAGATCTCCATGACACCGCGGTCTCTTGGccaaacaaaagaagaagactACCTGGTTAAAGTTCCTCAGGGCGTCGCTGCAAATTTAAAGGATTTTATTTTTGTAGGGGACGAATGGGATTGCAACGTAAAAGTGTTCGACACTATGTTTCAGAACTGTCTTCCTCTCGCGTTTGATGTCAATGACGCAAACGAAAGTATTGCTGATGTAGCTACCGATCATAACGAGAACGTGTATGTACTTGTAGAAACACAAGCGGAATGGGAGAAATATTCCTACAAAATTTGTGTGTTTGGTCAGGATAAAAGAAGGAGTGGTggctttcttttgaaaaaagaatcaaaacaagttttaaagATGACAGTGAACGGTGACAATGATGTGCTTGTATTGACAGAAAGCCTTGTCGAACCTTACGCAAATACAGTGGACTCATATAAATCTAGCGGAGACTTTAATCGCACCTTTGGAGATGGACATATCAAATGTGGGCAGGATATTTGTGCTATTGGTGATGGCCGTGTGGTGGTGCTCGACATAGATGGGGAGAGCTTCCTGTCAATTCACACTTTTTCGCGCGATGGAGAGCATTTGGATAGCTTTAAGTTAAAGGAATTCAAGCAATCGTTGCCACGAGTCAGGTATTCCATCGGTAGTTGCCCAGTAAGCGATCAGGTAGTTTTAGCTGTGCCAAATGTGATCGACTCTCGAGGTGCGAAAACTAGTGTTGTAAGTATTGTTGTCTACGACATCAACGATGGAACATTAGTGCGTAACATCAGAGATCTCCCTACAGAATCGCTCTGTTCTACCCGAGGAATCGCAGTCACCCAACAGGGATCGGTCATTTTAGGTTTACTTGATAAACACGAGGGAAACAGCAAAGTACTTGCTGTCTAG
- the LOC138047289 gene encoding uncharacterized protein isoform X1, with product MKCDQFLRGDADGQPMSMVAPKETGVAACLQQSGVLSLLLERELRSSRLPNKSNLLLDGKFRVCWMIKSSSERLQEFVATIKSYLPAEMASSSRLFKTAIALITKKDAEEAITLRQGELDYVKAQLDALAKKDLLSSITLFKEGLTHLYQLFEKEPIPGNDKGDGCGAVALCGKQGEMCVKLFQDFQARTFDKEDKWLLKSKGNFEQARFKAIDAFNTENLLTSHRIQAMVIRLGATILKDLDHPEGALVGCLQCLEDLASLKDVQESFKIGLHPKFYRPLSPEGKEIISSVCLIYRAVYDVALAVGKRGELLTLPLIDTGKEKVHPLHDSKVAQILHGQKQQQISMTPRSLGQTKEEDYLVKVPQGVAANLKDFIFVGDEWDCNVKVFDTMFQNCLPLAFDVNDANESIADVATDHNENVYVLVETQAEWEKYSYKICVFGQDKRRSGGFLLKKESKQVLKMTVNGDNDVLVLTESLVEPYANTVDSYKSSGDFNRTFGDGHIKCGQDICAIGDGRVVVLDIDGESFLSIHTFSRDGEHLDSFKLKEFKQSLPRVRYSIGSCPVSDQVVLAVPNVIDSRGAKTSVVSIVVYDINDGTLVRNIRDLPTESLCSTRGIAVTQQGSVILGLLDKHEGNSKVLAV from the exons CAATCTGTTGCTTGATGGGAAATTCCGGGTTTGTTGGATGATAAAGAGTTCCTCGGAACGTCTGCAGGAGTTCGTAGCGACGATCAAg TCATACTTACCAGCAGAGATGGCTTCATCTTCGCGGCTCTTTAAGACAGCAATTGCACTAATTACGAAGAAAGACGCTGAAGAAGCCATTACTCTGAGACAAGGTGAACTCGACTACGTGAAGGCGCAGTTAGATGCACTTGCGAAGAAGGATTTGTTGTCAAGCATCACACTTTTCAAGGAAGGGTTAACTCACCTTTACCAGTTGTTCGAAAAAGAACCCATTCCAGGAAACGACAAGGGAGACGGATGCGGAGCAGTGGCATTATGTGGCAAACAAGGAGAAATGTGTGTAAAGCTCTTTCAAGATTTCCAAGCTAGGACCTTCGACAAGGAAGATAAGTGGCTTTTGAAATCAAAGGGGAACTTTGAACAAGCCCGCTTCAAAGCAATAGACGCCTTTAATACCGAGAATCTATTAACATCCCATCGCATTCAAGCAATGGTAATTCGTCTAGGAGCCACAATATTAAAAGACTTAGACCATCCAGAAGGAGCGTTAGTGGGGTGTTTGCAATGCCTTGAAGACCTCGCTTCCCTAAAAGATGTGCaagaaagttttaaaattgGGCTTCACCCAAAATTTTATCGTCCATTATCACCCGAAGGCAAGGAGATTATTTCGTCTGTTTGCCTAATATATCGTGCAGTTTATGATGTCGCTCTTGCAGTTGGTAAACGTGGGGAGCTCCTGACGCTTCCTTTGATCGACACCGGAAAGGAGAAAGTGCATCCGTTGCATGACTCTAAAGTGGCCCAAATTCTGCATGGACAAAAACAGCAGCAGATCTCCATGACACCGCGGTCTCTTGGccaaacaaaagaagaagactACCTGGTTAAAGTTCCTCAGGGCGTCGCTGCAAATTTAAAGGATTTTATTTTTGTAGGGGACGAATGGGATTGCAACGTAAAAGTGTTCGACACTATGTTTCAGAACTGTCTTCCTCTCGCGTTTGATGTCAATGACGCAAACGAAAGTATTGCTGATGTAGCTACCGATCATAACGAGAACGTGTATGTACTTGTAGAAACACAAGCGGAATGGGAGAAATATTCCTACAAAATTTGTGTGTTTGGTCAGGATAAAAGAAGGAGTGGTggctttcttttgaaaaaagaatcaaaacaagttttaaagATGACAGTGAACGGTGACAATGATGTGCTTGTATTGACAGAAAGCCTTGTCGAACCTTACGCAAATACAGTGGACTCATATAAATCTAGCGGAGACTTTAATCGCACCTTTGGAGATGGACATATCAAATGTGGGCAGGATATTTGTGCTATTGGTGATGGCCGTGTGGTGGTGCTCGACATAGATGGGGAGAGCTTCCTGTCAATTCACACTTTTTCGCGCGATGGAGAGCATTTGGATAGCTTTAAGTTAAAGGAATTCAAGCAATCGTTGCCACGAGTCAGGTATTCCATCGGTAGTTGCCCAGTAAGCGATCAGGTAGTTTTAGCTGTGCCAAATGTGATCGACTCTCGAGGTGCGAAAACTAGTGTTGTAAGTATTGTTGTCTACGACATCAACGATGGAACATTAGTGCGTAACATCAGAGATCTCCCTACAGAATCGCTCTGTTCTACCCGAGGAATCGCAGTCACCCAACAGGGATCGGTCATTTTAGGTTTACTTGATAAACACGAGGGAAACAGCAAAGTACTTGCTGTCTAG